One part of the Humulus lupulus chromosome 9, drHumLupu1.1, whole genome shotgun sequence genome encodes these proteins:
- the LOC133800862 gene encoding uncharacterized protein LOC133800862, whose amino-acid sequence MDRPTRSSYLPEPVIQSILKLLSPKDAIRASVTSKLWRSAWITSPVFEFDERSLPFKKADFYDYAERSLGLWRDHCDDRVSMQKLSIYSDIGPDGTFFPRLIELISIAKNRNVKIIELQHCSEHSHSHMISSNDSLWSLLSACKSLDVLSMQCFELLLGNSLPVFSSVKKLRLSVIGIDNTSLRNLLSSLPSLEEFVVGFCFYFTELRVSCPKLKLMEVALCDDTAQNVVVDAVNLQSFTYTRAFNSHGSLRFSNCKLLKTLQIERTKINTANAFDEYLSQIPFLENLKLKSCQMYEGIQISHSNLKCLVVRECYRLPKVELNTPNLRYFKYSGPIITFSKFRYCSGSLIAKLELYTGSLDGTEWFWFIKLRNFLEIFSDCELLYLTCHIEGFPEELRNYDMLPDPFYELRHVKISSRAFAIAQHANFFDALVELFPCVETLYLKTSNCELNIKFDEYRDFTLNWKPIIRASNSDEYDREFEYIKESIDTIVNLLSWTEENYSERENSAN is encoded by the exons ATGGATCGTCCGACGCGGAGCTCGTACCTTCCGGAGCCAGTCATTCAAAGCATATTGAAACTTCTTTCTCCAAAAGACGCAATTCGAGCTTCTGTGACGTCGAAGCTATGGCGATCGGCTTGGATTACATCTCCGGTCTTCGAATTTGATGAAAGATCGCTACCTTTTAAAAAAGCAGATTTCTACGATTATGCCGAACGCTCTTTGGGACTCTGGCGCGACCACTGCGATGACAGAGTCAGTATGCAAAAGCTTTCGATCTACTCTGACATCGGTCCCGATGGTACATTCTTTCCTCGCTTGATTGAATTGATCTCCATAGCGAAGAACCGTAATGTCAAAATCATAGAACTCCAACACTGCTCTGAACATTCTCATAGTCATATGATCTCCTCTAATGATTCTTTATGGTCGTTGCTTTCTGCCTGCAAATCGCTCGACGTTTTGTCTATGCAATGCTTTGAATTATTACTTGGGAATTCATTACCAGTATTCTCCTCTGTAAAGAAGCTTCGGTTGAGTGTTATAGGCATAGATAACACTAGCTTAAGGAATCTGTTATCTAGTCTCCCTTCGCTAGAAGAGTTTGTAGTTGGGTTTTGCTTTTATTTCACAGAGCTACGTGTTTCGTGCCCCAAACTCAAATTAATGGAGGTGGCTCTTTGTGATGATACAGCCCAAAATGTCGTTGTTGATGCTGTGAATCTTCAATCGTTCACATACACCAGGGCATTTAATTCCCATGGAAGTCTTAGATTTTCGAATTGTAAATTGTTGAAGACTTTGCAGATTGAGCGGACCAAAATTAATACCGCGAATGCATTTGATGAGTACCTTTCTCAAATTCCGTTTCTTGAGAATTTGAAACTGAAGAGTTGTCAGATGTATGAGGGTATTCAGATCTCTCATTCCAATCTCAAGTGTTTGGTGGTGCGAGAATGCTATCGGTTGCCCAAGGTTGAACTCAACACGCCCAACCTTCGATACTTCAAATATTCTGGCCCCATTATTACCTTCTCTAAATTTAGATACTGTTCCGGGTCACTCATTGCGAAACTCGAGTTGTACACAGGTTCTCTTGATGGCACCGAGTGGTTTTGGTTTATTAAGCTGAGAAACTTTCTCGAAATTTTTAGTGACTGTGAACTATTGTACCTGACTTGTCACATAGAG GGATTTCCTGAAGAACTGAGAAATTATGATATGCTTCCTGACCCGTTTTATGAGCTGAGGCATGTGAAAATCTCAAGTCGGGCGTTCGCAATTGCGCAACATGCCAATTTCTTCGATGCCTTGGTAGAGCTTTTCCCTTGTGTAGAAACCCTTTATTTGAAGACATCTAATTGTGAACTCAACATTAAG TTTGACGAATATAGAGATTTTACTTTGAACTGGAAACCCATTATTCGCGCCTCAAATAGCGATGAATATGATAGGGAATTTGAATATATCAAGGAGTCCATTGATACGATTGTGAAT TTGCTTAGCTGGACAGAGGAGAATTATTCAGAGAGGGAAAACTCTGCAAATTAA